Proteins from one Pontibacter korlensis genomic window:
- a CDS encoding HYC_CC_PP family protein encodes MLSLSILLGSFGVALSQQLCRLASIKSTTTMAVADECCDKPASSNTAKDDCCEEHVAYHKLEPVSTPKEYGLQIPALAFSAPTPFIPVYQVNQQTQQAVLSYTNSSPPLYGRHLLHFLHVLIV; translated from the coding sequence ATGCTATCGCTCAGCATTCTGCTGGGGTCGTTTGGTGTTGCCTTATCTCAGCAGTTATGTCGGTTAGCCAGCATAAAATCTACAACAACAATGGCTGTGGCAGATGAATGCTGTGACAAACCGGCTTCGTCGAATACCGCAAAGGATGACTGCTGCGAAGAACACGTCGCTTACCATAAATTAGAGCCAGTCTCTACCCCGAAAGAGTATGGCCTGCAGATTCCTGCGCTGGCTTTCTCTGCTCCTACTCCTTTTATACCTGTTTACCAGGTAAATCAGCAAACGCAGCAGGCAGTTCTAAGCTATACTAATAGCTCTCCTCCACTTTATGGGCGGCACCTACTGCATTTTCTGCATGTCCTAATCGTTTAA
- a CDS encoding 4-hydroxy-3-methylbut-2-enyl diphosphate reductase — translation MQRLQVTIDEGSGFCFGVVYAIQMAEDILDEQQYLYCLGDIVHNDVEVERLQQKGLRIIDHQQLRLLKNETVLIRAHGEPPETYQTALQNNLTLIDASCPVVLKLQNRIKTSYDKSDQIYIYGKHGHAEVMGLLGQTNNQAVVFESIEELLQHELPSKITLYSQTTKSTDSFYNIKNTLEEQGYEVDANDTICRQVSNRDKELRKFAAKYSKVVFVSGTKSSNGRVLYQVCKDTNPETYFVSKVEQLQPDWFKAGETVGICGATSTPMWLMEQVRDALLQYEY, via the coding sequence ATGCAACGCCTGCAAGTAACCATAGATGAGGGCTCCGGCTTCTGCTTTGGAGTGGTGTATGCTATCCAGATGGCGGAGGATATTCTGGATGAGCAGCAGTACCTCTATTGCCTGGGCGATATTGTGCACAACGACGTGGAGGTTGAGCGCTTGCAGCAAAAGGGCTTACGCATTATAGACCACCAGCAATTGCGGCTTTTAAAAAACGAAACGGTGCTGATTCGTGCCCATGGCGAGCCGCCTGAAACGTATCAGACAGCTTTGCAGAACAACCTTACACTCATTGATGCTTCCTGCCCCGTGGTGTTGAAGCTGCAGAACCGAATCAAAACCTCCTATGATAAAAGTGACCAGATCTACATTTATGGTAAGCATGGCCATGCCGAGGTGATGGGGCTCTTGGGGCAGACAAATAACCAGGCTGTGGTGTTCGAAAGTATAGAGGAGCTGCTGCAGCATGAATTGCCTTCTAAAATTACGCTGTACAGCCAAACCACTAAGAGTACCGACAGCTTCTACAATATCAAAAATACGCTGGAAGAACAAGGCTATGAAGTAGACGCGAATGATACCATTTGCCGGCAGGTATCCAACCGTGATAAGGAGCTTCGTAAGTTTGCGGCCAAGTATAGCAAAGTAGTCTTTGTGTCGGGTACAAAATCCAGTAATGGCAGGGTGTTATACCAAGTTTGCAAAGACACTAATCCCGAAACCTATTTTGTGTCTAAAGTAGAGCAGTTACAGCCTGATTGGTTTAAGGCAGGTGAAACTGTAGGCATCTGTGGTGCAACCTCCACACCAATGTGGCTGATGGAGCAAGTACGGGATGCGCTTTTGCAGTATGAGTATTAA
- a CDS encoding phytoene/squalene synthase family protein produces the protein MEQLFKDTCMQCSKVITQAYSTSFTLGIKTLDKKFHLPIYAIYGFVRCADEIVDTFHSHDKRKLLADFKKQTYEAIEQKLSLNPVLHAFQCVVHTYDIDRAYIEAFLKSMEMDLDDHVYDRMLYDAYIYGSAEVVGLMCLKVFCEGDKEMFKRLEKPARSLGAAFQKVNFLRDMKSDYKERGRVYFPKVEYQKFSNACKAEIEKDILNDFNDAYVGIMALPRSARMGVYLAYVYYLKLFRKIQDLPATRILKERVRVPDNAKLALLLSSYVKYRFNVI, from the coding sequence ATGGAGCAGCTTTTTAAAGATACCTGCATGCAGTGCAGTAAAGTAATTACCCAGGCCTACAGTACTTCCTTTACCTTAGGCATCAAAACCCTGGATAAGAAATTTCACTTGCCTATTTACGCTATCTATGGTTTTGTGCGCTGTGCCGATGAGATTGTGGATACTTTCCATAGCCACGATAAGCGAAAGCTGCTAGCAGACTTCAAAAAGCAAACCTATGAGGCGATTGAGCAAAAGCTAAGCCTGAACCCTGTACTGCATGCATTTCAGTGTGTGGTGCACACCTATGATATTGATAGAGCATATATTGAGGCCTTTCTGAAAAGTATGGAAATGGACCTGGATGACCATGTGTATGATCGTATGCTTTATGATGCGTATATTTATGGCTCTGCTGAGGTAGTTGGCCTAATGTGCCTGAAAGTATTCTGTGAAGGAGACAAGGAGATGTTTAAGCGCCTTGAGAAGCCGGCACGAAGCCTTGGAGCTGCCTTCCAGAAAGTAAACTTCCTGCGCGACATGAAAAGCGATTATAAAGAACGGGGCAGGGTTTATTTTCCAAAAGTAGAGTATCAAAAGTTCAGCAATGCCTGTAAAGCGGAGATAGAGAAGGATATATTGAATGATTTTAATGATGCCTATGTTGGCATCATGGCGCTGCCCCGCTCCGCACGCATGGGAGTGTACCTGGCATACGTCTATTACCTTAAACTTTTCCGCAAGATACAAGACCTGCCGGCAACCCGCATCCTTAAGGAGCGCGTAAGAGTACCTGATAATGCTAAGTTGGCATTGCTGCTTAGCTCTTATGTCAAGTACAGATTTAACGTGATCTAA
- the rsmH gene encoding 16S rRNA (cytosine(1402)-N(4))-methyltransferase RsmH gives MEYHRPVLLEESVEALAIKPDGIYVDVTFGGGGHSARILKELTTGKLYSFDQDADAQEQSKKLEGPNFEFVRANFRDLKKYLRLYRVTEVDGILADLGVSSHQFNVPERGFSTRFDGPLDMRMNSDVGMTAQEVLETYSEEQLHRIFGIYGEVKNAKTLARTVVEKRNRQPLETIGEFKQAISSCTPKGKENKYLAQVFQALRIEVNDEMKALEEMLEQAAQMLKPGGRLSVISYHSLEDRMVKNFIAKGKFFGEVEKDIFGNEIKPLEAVHRKPITPTEEELLQNSRSRSAKLRVAEKKGEREGK, from the coding sequence ATGGAGTATCATCGCCCAGTATTACTGGAAGAGTCAGTAGAGGCGCTGGCCATAAAGCCGGACGGAATATATGTGGATGTGACGTTTGGGGGCGGAGGCCATTCAGCGCGCATCCTGAAGGAGCTCACAACAGGTAAGCTCTATAGTTTTGACCAGGACGCAGATGCGCAGGAGCAGTCGAAGAAGTTAGAAGGGCCAAACTTTGAGTTTGTGCGGGCCAACTTCCGCGATCTGAAAAAATACCTGAGACTGTACCGGGTAACCGAAGTGGATGGAATACTAGCTGACCTGGGAGTGTCGTCGCACCAGTTTAACGTGCCTGAGCGAGGCTTTTCTACTCGCTTTGATGGCCCATTGGATATGCGCATGAATTCTGATGTAGGCATGACTGCACAAGAGGTGCTGGAGACATACTCAGAGGAGCAGTTGCACCGCATCTTCGGGATTTACGGAGAGGTTAAAAACGCAAAAACCCTGGCTCGAACAGTAGTGGAGAAGCGAAACCGCCAGCCACTGGAAACGATTGGTGAGTTTAAGCAGGCGATTAGCTCTTGCACTCCAAAAGGGAAAGAGAATAAATACTTAGCGCAGGTTTTTCAGGCACTACGAATTGAGGTGAATGATGAAATGAAAGCGCTGGAAGAGATGCTGGAGCAGGCAGCACAGATGTTGAAGCCCGGCGGAAGACTCTCGGTTATTTCTTACCACTCGCTGGAAGACAGGATGGTGAAGAACTTTATAGCGAAAGGTAAATTCTTCGGAGAGGTAGAGAAAGATATTTTCGGTAATGAAATAAAGCCGTTGGAGGCGGTGCATCGCAAGCCAATAACACCAACAGAAGAGGAGTTGCTGCAAAACAGCCGCTCCAGGAGTGCCAAGCTAAGGGTGGCAGAGAAGAAGGGGGAACGAGAAGGAAAGTAA
- a CDS encoding heavy-metal-associated domain-containing protein yields the protein MKKLQMLFLSMVLALISMGVNAQNQKGRAETIQIKTSAVCDMCKKTLEKAMAYEKGVKSSNLDVKSKVLTVVFDSRKTDEANILKAVTKTGYDANKIPADERAYNRLDDCCKKEAGDH from the coding sequence ATGAAAAAACTACAAATGCTTTTTCTTTCAATGGTTTTGGCCTTAATAAGTATGGGCGTGAACGCGCAAAACCAAAAAGGCCGTGCAGAAACTATCCAGATCAAGACCTCCGCAGTATGTGATATGTGTAAGAAGACACTGGAGAAAGCTATGGCCTACGAGAAAGGTGTTAAATCCTCTAACCTGGATGTAAAGTCAAAGGTATTGACGGTTGTGTTCGACAGCCGCAAGACAGATGAGGCAAACATACTTAAAGCAGTGACAAAAACGGGTTACGATGCCAACAAGATACCAGCAGACGAGCGTGCTTACAACCGCCTGGATGACTGCTGCAAGAAAGAAGCCGGCGATCACTAA
- a CDS encoding fatty acid desaturase, producing MALVKQSDNRGVVIAAVILMSWSVLLVYLLRYYDVDFASPLTYLFFLLQTHLYTGLFITAHDAMHGVAAPGKPKLNKAIGTVAAFLFAYNWYPRLLPRHHQHHRHVATAEDPDYHHGSFWLWYLSFLKQYITWWQMLLMAITFNLLKLFFPVENVVLYWMAPAVLATFQLFYFGTYEPHKGEHPADNPHKSGTQAKNHLWAFVSCYFFGYHYEHHDKPYLPWWQLYKTKI from the coding sequence ATGGCACTAGTTAAGCAGAGTGATAATAGGGGAGTTGTAATAGCAGCAGTTATACTTATGAGCTGGTCTGTGTTGCTGGTGTATCTACTGCGCTATTATGATGTGGACTTTGCATCTCCGCTAACTTACCTTTTCTTTTTGCTACAAACCCATTTGTATACCGGGCTTTTTATAACCGCACATGATGCTATGCATGGTGTAGCTGCACCTGGAAAGCCAAAGCTGAACAAGGCTATCGGAACCGTGGCTGCTTTTCTATTTGCCTATAATTGGTACCCACGTTTGCTGCCAAGGCATCACCAGCACCATCGCCATGTGGCAACAGCTGAGGACCCGGACTATCATCATGGTTCCTTCTGGTTATGGTACCTTAGCTTTTTGAAGCAGTATATTACTTGGTGGCAGATGCTGCTTATGGCTATTACTTTTAACCTGCTGAAGCTGTTTTTTCCTGTAGAGAATGTAGTGCTGTATTGGATGGCACCAGCTGTTCTTGCAACTTTCCAGCTCTTTTACTTTGGTACCTATGAACCGCACAAAGGGGAACATCCGGCTGATAATCCACATAAATCAGGTACACAGGCTAAGAATCACCTTTGGGCCTTTGTGAGCTGCTACTTCTTTGGCTATCATTATGAGCACCACGACAAGCCATACTTACCTTGGTGGCAACTTTACAAAACAAAAATATAA
- a CDS encoding phytoene desaturase family protein has translation MGGTRVIVIGSGFSGLSAATSLADKGYEVTVLEKNSSPGGRARSFSANGFTFDMGPSWYWMPDVFESYFNKFGKTTSDYYYLRRLDPSYTVVFGENDFVDIPAQLPELQALFENMEPGSAAQLDLFLEQAAYKYEVGINQLVYKPGRSLTEFMSPRLLLDVLRMDVFQSFHKHIRRFFQHEKIIKLMEFPILFLGALPQNTPALYSLMNYADISLGTWYPMGGMYKIVEGMVQLAEEKGVKFLYNQNVQRLDVGEGQVTQVLTETDVFEADVMVASADYHHVEKELLPKAYQSYSDSYWESRVMAPSSLLFYVGVNKRLQNLQHHNLFFDEDFGPHAQEIYTTPKWPEKPLFYVSTPSVTDPSVAPEGCENLFILIPLAPGLQDTEELREKYFNLVMDRLERLTKQDVRSAIVYKRSYAHRDFIQDYNAFKGNAYGLANTLLQTAILKPSLKSKKVKNLFYTGQLTVPGPGVPPSLISGQVVANEILKEYAPPVAANV, from the coding sequence ATGGGTGGAACACGAGTAATAGTAATCGGTTCAGGCTTCTCGGGCCTATCTGCTGCCACAAGCTTGGCAGATAAAGGCTATGAGGTAACGGTACTGGAAAAGAACAGTAGTCCTGGTGGCCGCGCCCGGAGCTTTTCTGCCAACGGATTTACTTTTGACATGGGCCCCAGTTGGTATTGGATGCCCGATGTGTTCGAGTCATACTTCAACAAATTCGGTAAAACCACTTCCGATTATTACTACCTCCGCCGACTCGACCCTTCTTATACTGTTGTATTCGGTGAGAATGATTTTGTAGATATTCCAGCCCAGCTGCCGGAACTGCAGGCGCTCTTTGAAAATATGGAGCCCGGCAGTGCTGCGCAGCTGGACTTGTTTTTAGAGCAGGCTGCTTACAAGTATGAAGTAGGTATAAACCAGCTTGTATACAAACCTGGGCGCTCGCTCACAGAGTTTATGAGTCCTCGTCTGCTGCTGGACGTGCTGCGGATGGATGTTTTTCAGTCGTTCCACAAACACATCCGCCGTTTTTTTCAGCACGAGAAGATCATCAAACTTATGGAGTTCCCGATCCTCTTCCTGGGGGCTCTCCCGCAGAATACGCCTGCCCTTTATAGCCTTATGAACTATGCCGACATCAGCCTGGGTACGTGGTATCCTATGGGTGGCATGTATAAGATTGTGGAAGGAATGGTGCAGCTGGCAGAGGAGAAGGGTGTAAAGTTTCTATATAACCAAAACGTGCAGCGCCTGGATGTAGGAGAAGGGCAGGTGACTCAGGTGCTGACAGAAACAGATGTGTTTGAGGCAGATGTAATGGTGGCTAGTGCCGATTATCATCATGTAGAGAAGGAGCTGCTGCCCAAAGCCTATCAAAGCTATTCAGATAGTTATTGGGAAAGCAGGGTTATGGCACCCTCATCTCTGCTGTTTTATGTGGGCGTGAACAAGCGTCTACAAAACCTGCAGCACCACAACCTGTTCTTCGATGAAGATTTTGGTCCTCATGCCCAGGAAATTTATACTACTCCTAAGTGGCCGGAGAAGCCCCTTTTCTATGTTTCCACCCCATCCGTAACAGACCCGAGTGTAGCACCGGAAGGCTGCGAGAACCTATTTATACTTATTCCTCTGGCTCCTGGTCTGCAGGATACGGAGGAGCTGCGCGAGAAATACTTTAACCTGGTGATGGACCGTCTGGAGCGGCTGACAAAGCAGGATGTACGAAGTGCAATAGTATACAAGCGCAGCTACGCGCATCGCGACTTTATTCAAGACTATAATGCTTTCAAAGGCAACGCTTACGGCCTGGCTAATACGTTGCTGCAAACAGCAATTCTGAAGCCAAGCCTGAAGAGTAAAAAAGTAAAGAATCTGTTTTATACCGGGCAGCTTACTGTGCCTGGTCCGGGCGTGCCACCCTCATTGATATCCGGACAGGTAGTGGCGAATGAAATTTTGAAGGAGTATGCACCGCCGGTTGCAGCAAACGTATAA
- a CDS encoding RNA polymerase sigma factor gives MTALEFNTLVQNVAHTLRPAAMNLTRDQDDAKDLVQETMLKALTNRDKFKAGTNLKAWLYTIMRNTFINNYNKVTRRSSNIDSSEYLQYLNTDENFVTQNKGTATFVMNDINKAIANLNEEHRTPFMMYYVGYKYLEIAEKLQIPIGTVKNRIHIARKELKNVLKVYRQDA, from the coding sequence ATGACAGCTCTGGAATTCAATACCCTCGTACAGAATGTAGCACATACGCTACGCCCTGCAGCCATGAACCTGACTAGAGACCAGGATGATGCAAAGGACCTGGTGCAGGAAACAATGCTGAAGGCTCTGACGAACCGAGATAAATTTAAGGCAGGTACAAACCTGAAGGCCTGGCTCTATACAATCATGCGCAACACCTTTATTAATAATTATAATAAGGTAACGCGGCGCAGTAGCAATATCGATAGTTCAGAGTACCTGCAGTACCTAAATACGGACGAAAACTTCGTGACCCAAAACAAAGGAACAGCAACTTTCGTCATGAACGACATCAATAAGGCAATTGCCAATCTAAACGAAGAGCACCGCACTCCTTTTATGATGTACTATGTGGGGTACAAGTATCTTGAGATAGCAGAGAAACTGCAGATTCCGATAGGTACAGTTAAGAACCGCATCCACATAGCCCGTAAGGAGCTGAAGAATGTGCTGAAGGTTTACAGGCAGGATGCATGA
- a CDS encoding TonB-dependent receptor: MIKSNGKTRSYTIALLAILFIFTLSSQAYAQQLQGKVVDKNNPGQPLIGANVVWLGTEKGTATDPFGNFTLSWADAEAPAVVVTYIGYTPDTVLVQGKSQATIGLGQTNGLKEVVVEGEVERHSALTPTQTEIITSRDLEKSACCNLAESFETNASVEVSTTDAVSGAKQIQMLGLDGSYTLLTTDNVPALRGLATPYRLNYLSGTFIESIDIIKGMGSVLNGYESISGQVNVTLRDPAKAERLYLNLYGNSIGRYDANLNLATSLNNKWSTLLMLHTDQLHSRVDRNNDGFMDLSLGSQYNVFNKWKYEHEAWVSEFGFNALREERVGGQMDFDEGKPQAAQAYYGTTSEVDRLSGFNKTSYTFPGKPYQSLGLITSATHHKFNSNYGLRKYDGEQNSANARLIFQSIIGDTRHTYKAGLSYTFEDYSENLTDSIFSRKEYVPGAFGEYIYNNAQNLTVVAGARVDFHNLYGTVFTPRLNVKYDFSPKTIVRVATGRGFRVANPIAENTAALVSSRKFTVLEELQPEEAWNIGGSFTHYFEHAGRLGAFVTDFYHTSFTNQVVADMYSNPGQVLFYNLDGRSYSNSFQAELQYELVKGLDAKAAYKYYDVKTSYQGELLQKPMIPKHRFFVNLGFATPFDKWRADLTTQYFGLMPLAPVSQQTEQQMHTSKRFATVNTQVTRAFKRWEVYLGAENLLNYRQTDPIIGASEPFGSNFDASMVWGPITGRVVYAGLRFRID; the protein is encoded by the coding sequence ATGATTAAATCAAACGGCAAAACCAGGAGCTATACCATAGCTCTGCTTGCCATACTTTTTATATTTACCTTATCCTCTCAAGCCTATGCCCAGCAACTACAGGGCAAGGTGGTAGACAAAAATAATCCTGGTCAGCCCCTTATTGGAGCCAACGTTGTTTGGTTGGGAACAGAAAAGGGCACCGCTACTGATCCTTTTGGCAACTTTACCCTTTCATGGGCTGATGCCGAAGCTCCCGCTGTAGTTGTTACCTACATTGGTTATACACCAGATACTGTGTTGGTTCAAGGTAAAAGCCAAGCCACCATTGGCCTAGGCCAAACCAATGGCCTGAAAGAGGTGGTGGTGGAAGGTGAAGTAGAGCGGCACTCAGCACTCACACCTACACAAACAGAAATCATCACAAGTCGTGACCTGGAAAAATCAGCTTGCTGCAACTTGGCAGAAAGCTTCGAGACCAATGCCTCGGTGGAAGTAAGCACGACTGATGCCGTATCAGGGGCTAAGCAGATACAAATGCTGGGGCTCGACGGCTCTTACACACTCCTAACTACTGACAACGTACCCGCACTTCGCGGACTAGCTACTCCTTATCGTCTTAATTACCTTTCGGGTACTTTCATAGAGTCGATAGACATCATTAAAGGCATGGGATCTGTGCTGAATGGCTATGAGTCGATATCGGGACAGGTAAACGTAACGTTGCGTGACCCAGCTAAGGCAGAACGCCTGTACTTAAACCTGTATGGCAACAGCATTGGCCGGTACGATGCCAACCTGAACCTGGCTACCAGTCTTAACAACAAATGGAGTACCCTATTGATGCTCCACACAGACCAGCTGCACAGCCGTGTAGACCGAAACAATGATGGTTTTATGGACCTCTCGCTAGGCTCTCAGTATAACGTGTTTAACAAGTGGAAGTATGAGCATGAGGCTTGGGTCTCAGAGTTCGGGTTTAATGCGCTGCGCGAGGAGAGAGTAGGTGGCCAGATGGACTTTGATGAGGGTAAGCCGCAGGCAGCACAAGCTTACTATGGCACCACGTCTGAAGTAGATAGGTTATCCGGCTTCAACAAAACTTCTTATACATTCCCGGGCAAGCCGTACCAAAGCTTAGGCCTTATAACCTCTGCCACGCACCACAAGTTTAACTCCAACTATGGGCTACGGAAGTATGATGGGGAGCAAAACAGCGCCAACGCCCGTCTTATCTTTCAATCTATCATTGGGGATACCCGCCATACCTATAAAGCAGGCTTGAGCTATACTTTTGAGGATTATTCCGAAAACCTGACAGACTCTATCTTTAGCCGCAAAGAGTATGTTCCGGGAGCTTTTGGGGAGTACATTTATAACAACGCGCAAAATCTGACTGTAGTAGCAGGTGCACGAGTAGACTTCCATAACTTGTATGGCACTGTGTTTACGCCACGACTTAATGTGAAGTATGATTTTTCGCCAAAAACAATTGTGCGCGTGGCTACAGGAAGAGGCTTTAGGGTTGCTAACCCAATAGCTGAGAACACCGCAGCCTTGGTGAGCTCCCGCAAGTTTACAGTACTGGAAGAGCTACAGCCGGAAGAGGCCTGGAATATTGGCGGGTCTTTTACCCACTATTTTGAACATGCAGGCAGACTCGGTGCTTTTGTGACAGACTTCTACCATACGAGCTTCACAAACCAGGTGGTGGCAGACATGTACAGCAATCCGGGCCAGGTGCTATTCTATAACCTGGATGGCCGTTCCTACTCCAACAGCTTTCAGGCAGAGCTACAGTATGAACTAGTTAAAGGTTTAGATGCGAAAGCAGCCTACAAATATTACGACGTAAAGACAAGCTACCAAGGGGAGCTGTTGCAAAAGCCGATGATACCAAAGCATCGTTTCTTTGTTAACCTCGGCTTTGCCACACCTTTTGATAAGTGGCGTGCCGACCTGACAACGCAGTACTTTGGCTTGATGCCCTTAGCACCTGTATCGCAGCAAACGGAACAGCAGATGCATACCTCTAAGCGCTTTGCCACTGTAAACACGCAGGTCACCCGTGCATTTAAGCGTTGGGAAGTATACCTGGGGGCAGAAAATTTGCTGAATTATCGCCAGACTGACCCAATTATTGGTGCCTCAGAGCCATTTGGCAGCAATTTTGATGCTAGTATGGTATGGGGACCGATTACTGGACGCGTAGTGTATGCCGGTCTCAGGTTCAGAATTGACTAA
- a CDS encoding MerR family transcriptional regulator, translating to MAQYTIKELEHLSGIKAHTIRVWEQRYCILKPKRTETNIRYYDDADLKSLLNISRLNERGYKISKIAQMGQEQILEKVQQLCDQPCECAHHVSALVTAMVDMDEYKFDRALSTATIQMGFQETMQEVVYPFLNKIGILWQTGNITPAHEHFVSNLIRQKLLVAIDGQTARWKEDAPAYILYLPENELHELGLLYMNYILRANNQRVIYMGQHLPFKDLELTYEQVKAKYICTVLTSTPEREQVQAYIDKLSKRFSDCTLYVYGYQVQYDFLEFPPNVQRFKCMKEFIAKFS from the coding sequence GTGGCTCAGTACACTATTAAAGAATTAGAACACCTTTCAGGGATCAAGGCGCACACCATACGTGTGTGGGAGCAGCGCTATTGTATCCTAAAACCAAAGCGCACCGAAACCAATATCCGCTATTACGATGATGCGGACCTGAAATCTCTGCTCAATATTTCACGCCTCAACGAGCGTGGCTACAAGATTTCCAAGATCGCACAGATGGGCCAGGAGCAGATTCTGGAGAAAGTGCAGCAATTGTGCGATCAGCCCTGCGAGTGTGCCCACCATGTAAGTGCCTTGGTAACTGCCATGGTGGATATGGATGAGTATAAGTTTGACCGTGCGCTTTCCACAGCCACTATCCAAATGGGCTTTCAGGAAACAATGCAGGAAGTTGTTTACCCCTTCCTGAACAAAATTGGCATACTTTGGCAAACCGGCAACATAACGCCCGCGCACGAGCATTTTGTCAGTAACCTCATCCGGCAGAAGCTTTTGGTGGCCATTGATGGGCAAACTGCCCGCTGGAAAGAGGATGCTCCCGCTTATATACTTTACCTGCCCGAAAATGAGTTGCATGAGCTAGGTTTGTTGTACATGAACTATATTCTGCGGGCGAATAATCAGCGGGTCATCTATATGGGCCAGCACCTGCCTTTCAAAGATTTGGAGCTGACTTACGAACAAGTTAAAGCAAAGTATATATGCACAGTGCTTACCTCGACTCCGGAGCGGGAGCAAGTGCAGGCGTACATAGACAAGCTGTCGAAGCGATTTTCTGATTGTACCCTCTATGTCTATGGTTATCAGGTGCAGTATGATTTTCTTGAATTTCCACCCAATGTGCAGCGTTTTAAATGCATGAAAGAGTTTATCGCAAAATTTAGTTAG
- a CDS encoding lycopene cyclase domain-containing protein, protein MYLYLYLNIFTILFPFLLSFDKKVAFYKDWGALFPAILANGVLFVVWDLLFTRNGIWGFNEEYLTGIYLFNLPLEEVLFFLTVPYACVFIYDVLNAYIQKDLLQPYAKAIAVVLMLVLSLIAVFSIGRLYTSVTFILLTLVHLVHLRFYGTRYLGRFYLAYLVHLLPFLLVNGVLTYLPIVWYNDDYNLGVRLVSIPVEDTMYSMAMLLLTVSVYEGLRQRKSVKQYDPVIV, encoded by the coding sequence ATGTACCTCTACCTCTACTTGAATATATTCACCATCCTGTTTCCCTTTCTGCTGTCTTTCGACAAAAAGGTGGCTTTCTACAAAGATTGGGGAGCACTGTTTCCTGCCATACTGGCTAACGGGGTGCTTTTCGTTGTTTGGGACTTGCTCTTTACCAGGAACGGCATCTGGGGCTTTAACGAAGAGTACCTGACGGGCATATACCTGTTTAACCTGCCCTTAGAAGAGGTGCTGTTCTTTCTGACGGTGCCATACGCCTGCGTGTTTATCTACGATGTACTGAATGCTTACATCCAGAAGGACCTGTTGCAGCCTTATGCCAAAGCAATTGCTGTTGTGCTGATGCTGGTTCTGTCCCTGATTGCAGTATTCAGTATCGGACGGCTGTATACCTCTGTTACTTTTATCCTGCTAACGCTAGTGCATCTGGTGCATCTGCGCTTCTACGGCACACGCTACCTAGGGCGTTTTTACCTGGCTTACCTGGTGCACTTGCTTCCCTTTTTGCTCGTAAATGGAGTATTGACTTACCTACCCATTGTATGGTATAACGATGACTATAACCTGGGCGTGCGCCTGGTTTCTATACCCGTGGAGGATACTATGTATTCTATGGCTATGCTGCTGCTTACGGTTTCTGTTTATGAGGGGCTTAGGCAGCGAAAAAGCGTTAAACAATATGACCCGGTAATTGTATAA
- the mraZ gene encoding division/cell wall cluster transcriptional repressor MraZ, producing MNFLSGEYECKIDPKGRLVLPAKIKANLPEASGNHVVLMRGFEPCLVLYPKAEWKVIYDKVAGLNEFNEEYRHFQRNFFRGNTEIELDGNGRFIVPKTMGRFAELEKEAIVVGLGNRVEIWNPDKYEEFLIKDQQNFSQLAQKFLGDKPAEEQSI from the coding sequence ATGAACTTCCTTTCTGGCGAATATGAGTGCAAGATCGATCCGAAGGGAAGGTTGGTTTTACCTGCAAAGATAAAAGCCAACCTGCCGGAGGCATCTGGCAATCATGTGGTTCTGATGAGGGGGTTTGAGCCTTGCCTGGTGTTGTACCCGAAGGCAGAGTGGAAGGTGATTTACGATAAGGTGGCCGGGCTTAACGAGTTCAACGAAGAGTACCGCCACTTTCAGCGTAACTTCTTCCGTGGGAACACCGAGATCGAGTTGGATGGAAACGGGCGTTTTATAGTGCCTAAGACCATGGGCCGATTTGCTGAACTGGAGAAGGAGGCGATTGTAGTGGGTCTTGGTAACCGTGTGGAGATCTGGAACCCTGATAAGTATGAAGAGTTCCTGATTAAGGATCAGCAGAATTTCTCACAGCTCGCCCAGAAGTTTTTGGGTGATAAACCGGCAGAGGAGCAAAGTATATAA